One window of the Gymnogyps californianus isolate 813 chromosome 13, ASM1813914v2, whole genome shotgun sequence genome contains the following:
- the IL17RD gene encoding interleukin-17 receptor D, protein MVLKDPKQLSPNFKRTGMESQPFVNLKFETDYFVKIVPFPSIKNESNYHPFFFRTRPCELLLQPENLVCKPYWKPRNLNVTQQGFNMQVSFDHAPHNFGFRYYFLHYKLKHEGPFKQKTCKQEQNTDTTSCILQNVSPGDYIIELVDDTNTTRKTMHYALKPVHSPWAGPIRAIAITVPLVVISAFATLFTVMCRKKQQENIYSHLDEESSESSAYAAGLHVERLRPRPKVFICYSSKDCQKHINVIQCFAYFLQDFCGCEVALDLWEDLKICKEGQKEWLIKKINESQFIIIVCSKGMKYFVEKKNWKHRGVTKDAGKGELFLFAVLTVAEKLRQAKQNSNDLCKFIAVYFDYSCEGDIPGILDLSTKYKLMDNLPQLYSHLHSRDLSVQDSEVFPVNISKRNYFRSKSGRSLYVAICNMHQFIDQEPDWFEKQFIPFPPPSLHYSEPVMEKFDSGLVLNDLVNKQVMDGDFYLKTDVNIIPAGNSDSHCIIQHLNLGEDETQDIQSGGSSVLQPLLHVVKASNLKDMPRDSGIYDSSVPSSELSLPLMEGLLTDQIETSSVTGSVSSSSGLGEEEPPVITATRFLVPGICKAELHCHIHTDELQAIAPL, encoded by the exons ATGGTTTTAAAAGATCCAAAGCAGCTCAGCCCCAATTTTAAACGAACA GGAATGGAATCCCAGCCCTTTGTAAATCTGAAGTTTGAAACAGATTACTTTGTAAAGattgttccttttccttccattaaaaatgaaagtaattatCACCCATTTTTCTTCCGAACTAGAC CATGTGAATTGTTGCTACAGCCAGAAAACCTTGTCTGCAAACCTT ACTGGAAGCCAAGGAATCTGAATGTTACCCAGCAGGGTTTTAACATGCAAGTGTCCTTTGATCATGCACCTCACAACTTTGGGTTTAGATATTACTTTCTTCACTACAAACTTAAGCATGAAGGGCCGTTTAAGCAGAAGACCTGCAAACAG GAGCAAAACACAGATACTACAAGTTGTATTCTTCAGAATGTATCTCCAGGGGATTATATAATTGAG CTGGTTGATGACACTAATACAACAAGGAAAACAATGCACTATGCGCTAAAACCAG tacattCTCCGTGGGCTGGACCAATAAGAGCTATTGCCATTACAGTCCCTTTAGTTGTCATTTCAGCATTTGCAACGCTTTTCACAGTGATGTGCCGCAAGAAACAGCAAG aaaatatatattccCATCTAGATGAGGAGAGCTCAGAATCTTCAGCATATGCTGCAGGTCTCCATGTGGAAAGACTTCGTCCCCGGCCAAAAGTGTTCATCTGCTATTCCAGTAAAGATTGCCAGAAACACATTAACGTCATCCAGtgctttgcttattttcttcaggaCTTTTGTGGCTGTGAG gtggCTCTAGATTTGTGGGAAGATCTAAAAATTTGTAAAGAAGGTCAGAAAGAGtggcttattaaaaaaataaacgAGTCCCAGTTTATCATCATTGTATGTTCCAAGGGAATGAAATACTTCgttgaaaaaaagaactggaaacaCAGAGGGGTAACCAAAGatgcaggaaaaggagaactctttctgtttgctgtgttGACTGTTGCAGAGAAGCTTCGTcaagcaaagcagaattcaAATGACCTCTGCAAGTTCATTGCAGTCTACTTTGATTACTCCTGTGAAGGAGACATCCCTGGTATTCTGGATCTaagtacaaaatacaaactCATGGACAATCTCCCTCAGCTGTATTCACATTTACACTCCAGAGATCTTAGTGTACAGGATTCAGAGGTGTTTCCTGTTAACATTAGtaaaaggaattatttcagGAGCAAATCTGGGAGGTCTCTTTATGTTGCCATTTGCAATATGCATCAGTTCATTGATCAGGAACCAGATTGGTTTGAGAAACAATTtattcccttccctccaccttCTTTACATTACTCAGAGCCTGTAATGGAAAAATTTGATTCGGGCTTGGTTTTAAATGACTTAGTGAATAAACAGGTGATGGATGGCGATTTTTACCTGAAAACAGATGTAAATATTATTCCAGCAGGGAATTCAGACTCTCACTGTATAATTCAGCACTTAAACCTTGGAGAAGATGAAACTCAGGACATTCAAAGTGGTGGCAGCTCTGTTCTTCAGCCATTGTTACATGTTGTTAAAGCTTCAAATCTTAAAGATATGCCTCGAGATTCTGGAATCTATGATTCATCTGTTCCTTCATCTGAATTATCCTTACCTTTAATGGAAGGACTACTGACGGACCAAATTGAAACATCTTCCGTTACAGGAAGTGTTTCTTCATCATCAGGTTTAG gGGAAGAAGAACCTCCTGTAATCACTGCAACAAGATTTTTAGTGCCTGGAATATGTAAAGCAGAACTTCATTGCCATATCCATACTGACGAACTGCAGGCAATTGCTCCTTTATAA